A region from the Triticum urartu cultivar G1812 chromosome 1, Tu2.1, whole genome shotgun sequence genome encodes:
- the LOC125509253 gene encoding remorin-like yields MAEEAKQDVAPPAPEPTEDVADEKAAVPSPEESKALVVAENDAEKPAATGGSHERDALLTRVATEKRISLIKAWEENEKAKAENKAVKLLADITSWENSKAAELEAELKKIQEQLEKKKARCVEKLKNSAATVHKEAEEKRAAAEARRGEEIVAAEETAAKYRAKGEAPKKLLFGRG; encoded by the exons ATGGCGGAGGAAGCGAAGCAGGATGTGGCGCCACCCGCGCCGGAGCCGACCGAGGACGTCGCGGACGAGAAGGCAGCGGTTCCGTCGCCGGAGGAATCCAAGGCCCTGGTTGTCGCCGAGA ATGACGCCGAGAAGCCTGCAGCTACAGGGGGCTCACACGAACGAG ATGCTCTGCTCACGAGGGTCGCGACCGAGAAGAGGATTTCGCTGATCAAGGCATGGGAGGAGAATGAGAAGGCCAAAGCCGAGAACAA GGCCGTGAAGTTGCTGGCAGACATCACCTCGTGGGAGAACTCCAAGGCCGCGGAACTGGAAGCCGAGCTCAAGAAGATTCAA GAGCAGCTGGAGAAGAAGAAGGCGCGCTGCGTGGAGAAGCTCAAGAACAGCGCCGCGACGGTGCACaaagaggcggaggagaagcgtGCCGCGGCGGAGGCACGGCGCGGCGAGGAGATCGTCGCGGCGGAGGAGACCGCCGCCAAGTACCGCGCCAAGGGTGAGGCGCCGAAGAAGCTGCTCTTCGGCAGAGGATAG